In Desulfosporosinus youngiae DSM 17734, the genomic stretch CATAGTCGCTGGCCTTGAGGAGCACCTTTTCCAGTTCGTCACTTTTCTCATCGGCTATCTGAAAGAAGCCTTTACTTTCCCAGGGCATACCGCAACATAAGTTAGACATGTTCGGCGGGACGATGACTTCATAGCCGGCTTTGGCTAAGATGGACAGCATCACTTCATGGAGAGGCCTTTGATCCTTGTCCTGACGAGCAGGTCCCATAGAGCGGCTGATACAACTGGGGAAATAGACCACCTTCAAGGGTTCTGTCCCTGGGGAAGGGGCTTTCTCCGAAGCCAAAGGTCCCGCTGCGGAACCGGATCTCGCCCGGGGAGCAGACCCCCGGCCAGGCATCCAGGGGTTCCAGAGGGGAATCTGGTTCTTCGTTACCCGGTGGGCCTTAGAAGCAAGTTTATCCATCACCCGGGTACCCAGGACTGAATGAGCAGCATTCACTGCCCCCAGTCCAAAGCGCATAAAGGTCGTTACCCCATTCATATTTTTGGCCAGACGTTGGGCAAGGAAGTTAGTGGTGGGAGTAATGGCCCGGGAACGCAGATATTTGGAATTGTCGCCGGTATTAATGGAGAGGGGACAGGCTTTGGCACAGAGTCCATCCGTAGCACAGGTGGCATTTCCTGCATAGTCATAATCTTTTAGCAAGCGCATTAACCGCTGCAGATCTTTGCCCGTTCTTTTTAGGTAGGAAATTTCCCGCTGCAGAATAATCCGCATCCGTGGGGTTGTGGTCAGATTTTTGGAAGGACAAATATCCTGGCAGAAGCCGCAGTTGGTACACCGGTCGATAGTTTCATGAGACTGGGGCATCATTTTTAAGTCTTCAAGATAAACATTTTTGTTGTCATTGATAATAACCCCGGGATTTAACAGACCATGGGGATCAAAGGCGGATTTAATCCGTCTCATCAGCTGATAGGCTTTACTTCCCCATTCCAGTTCGACGAAGGGAGCCATATTCCGTCCGGTTCCATGTTCAGCTTTCAGTGAACCATTGTATTTCTTAACAACCAGTTCATTAACTTCCTTCATCAGTCCCGAATACTGATTGATTTCTTCCTCGGTCTCAAACTTCTGGGTAAAGATAAAGTGCCAGTTTCCATCTAAAGCATGTCCATAGATAATAGCATCGTGGTAACCGAATTTATTAAGGATGGAGCGCAGATCGATGGTGGCCTCTGCTAATCGTTCCAAGGGAAAGGCCACATCTTCGATAATCACGGCAGTCCCTTGTTCCCGGATTCCGCCCACGGCCGGAAAAATTCCTTTGCGAATTTTCCAGTAAGTTTCATACTCGGATTTTACGGAGGTAAAATCGATGGGTAAAACCGTCGGTACGCTCTCCAGCTGTAATTTAACATCTTGAATCCGTTGTTCCAGAAGCTCCCGGTTTTCGGCCCTGACCTCCACCAGGAGTGCTGTTGCTGTTTCTGAGAGAGTTTTTAGATAAGCGGGCATCCCGGGCTCGTCTTCCATGGTCTTAAGGGAAACCCGGTCCATCATTTCCGCAGCGGATACTAAATCCCGGTTAAGCTTCATAACGGCGCGGCAGGCATGGTCCATATCAGGATAAATGATTAAGGCCGAGGCTTTATGGTCGTGTTCAATGACCGTTTTATAGGTGATCCGCGAGATAAACCCTAAAGTCCCTTCCGAACCGATCAGGACATGCTTGATAATTTCAAGGGGATCCTCAAAGTCCACAAAGGCATTGATACTATAGCCTGTCGTATTCTTGATTTTATACTTCTTTTTGATCAGTGCGGTAAGCTCCGGATCGGCCTTAAGCTCGTCCCGAATCAGCTCGACTTGGCGGATAAGATCCGGCTTGCTTTGCAAAAAATCACGGCAAGAGGCAGGATTTGCTGTGTCAAGCAGGGTTCCGTCATCGAAAATAATTTGCATATCTTGCACAGTTTTATAGCTGTTATCGGCAGTACCGCAGCACATACCACTGGCATTGTTGGCTGCGATCCCCCCAATCATGCAGTGATCAATGGAGGCCGGGTCCGGTCCGATTTTGCGGCGGTAAGATCTTAAGTAGCGGTTGGCCTCGACGCCCAGGATACCTGGTTCCAGGGAGATGGCCTTGCCGTCTTCATGAACCTCATAGTGCCGCCATGCTCCCTGGACCACCAGCAGGACAGAATCCGTCAAAGCCTGCCCCGATAAACTGGTCCCGGCACAGCGGAAGGTAACCGGTGTATGTAGAGTTTGCGCAATTTTTAAAATCGCCGACATTTCTTCATTATTGACGACTTTAACCACGACCTTCGGGATTAAGCGATAAAAGCTGGCATCAATGCCATAGCCTAAGGTGAAAAAGGGGTCGATAAAGACCCGTTGGAGAGGAAGGAAACGGGTTACTTCCCTGTAGAAATCTTGATAAACTTTAGGCAGTGAGGGCAAATCTTTAGTTTTTTGGGCCAGATTACGCGGGTCTTTGGGATTCAAAGGATAAAAGAGTGGTTGTGTACCGCTACGCCAATGAGTCAAATTGATCACGTCCTTTCTTGTACTGTCAGAAAGTATAAAACTTACGTTATTATACTGCAAGAAGGTTTAACCCGTGCGAAGACAGTGTCTTCGTCCAAGCATAAGTGCAACTAAGGCTGCCGCCGCGCCTGCGGCTTAGCGCCAGCCAAGTTTTCTTTAAAGGGTTATGCTTTAGTCTTTGCGGAGTTAAGATGTATGATTCCCGATTATAATTGTTATTGTGGTAATATTCAATCGTATATTAGTTTGGAGAGATTATAAACTAATATACGATTTGCTTTTGTTATTTAAGATCCTTTTTCAGAGCTGGTTTTTGTTTGACAAATACTATTACATCTGTAATAATAATTACAAACGTAATCATATTTACATAAAGGAGAACAATATGTCTGAAATACCGAAGATATCTGAGGCGGAGTGGGAAGTAATGAAGATAGTCTGGCTAAAGTCTTCCCCCTGTACAGCAAACGAGATTGTGGATGCTTTAACCGGCGTAGCAGATTGGAAGCCAAATACGATTAAAACCTTAATCAATAGGCTGGTCAAGAAAAAGGCTTTGGGATATAAGGAAGAAGGCCGGCAATATCGTTACTATCCCTTGGTCGATCAGGCTGAGTGCATTAAGTCAGAGACCAATTCCTTTGTGAAACGGATGTTTGGCGGAACCCTTCAACCTATGTTGGTGGCTTTTCTTAAGGAGGAAAAACTTTCTCAAGACGAAATTGAAGAACTAAAACGGATCATTGAGGAAAGGAAGGGGTAACCTTGCCCTCAGGACACATCGATTATCTGCGTCTTTTTGATTGGGTCTGGCAGACTTCGGCAAAGGCAAGCCTATTAATTGTCCTCTTGTTATTAGTGAAATTTGTGCTTAAGCATAAAATCAGCGGGCGGGTACATTATTTATTATGGTCGATTGTGTTGGTCAGTCTTCTGTTGCCTTGGGCACCTCAAAGTTCATTTAGTCTCTACAACCTTTCTAATTTAGAGATGCCGCGAACCAGTTCTTTGCCTAAAAATACAGAAGTGTTTTCACATCCTGGCGCAAAGAATGACGGATTATTTTCTGAAGAAACGGACTACCGGTCAGATCAGACTGCCGGATTTCAGAACGCGGATACAACGAATACATTAGCTAATAAGAATAAATCACCTGATATAATTGCCGCCCCCATGTTTATCCATAAACTGTTTTGCTTTGTATGGCTTATAGGGATTATGGTTTTTATTGCGGCGACTGGATTGGTCAACAGACGATTTAAGCATAGTATACAAGATCGGGCTGTGCTTGATGAAAAGCTGCTGGGGGCCTTTGCAGAGGTTAAAACCAAACTGCATATTAAGGCTAAGGTCTCTTTGGTTCAAACCGGGGCAATAACCAGTCCATTACTTTATGGACTGTTCTGTCCGAAGGTGTTGATACCAACAGGTTTTTCGGAAGAGTTTAACCAGGAGCAAATTAAGTATGTTTTTGTGCACGAATTATTACATTTAAAGCGAAAAGATATAGCAGTGAATTGGTTGGCCCAGGGATTGCTTATTATCCATTGGTTTAATCCAATACTTTGGTACGCATTTTATAAACTGCGGGAAGACCAGGAAATCGCATGTGATGCGATAACCCTTGAACATATTGGGGGCGCTTCAGTTAAGGAGTACGCCTACACACTCATTAAGCTGGCAGAGAAGAACATGAAACTCCCGGGAATTGTTAGCTTAGCAAATTTGTCGGGTACAAGCTCACAAATAAGGAGGAGAATCCGGATGATAAAAGACTATGGAAAAATACCTTTAAGGTGGGCGGTCTTAGCTGTTGGAGTTGTCGTTGCTTTGTCAATTGCAACAATGACCAACGCCAAAGCAACGACGGCTGATGTCTCTGAGGTTGACCAGAGTTACAGCCCGGTTGTTTCAGCTAACTCTTTGGAACCGATCCAGCTTAATCAGGACCTAGTGGAATATGCCAGAACGAACTATCAAGGCGGATATGACTATTCTACAGAGAAAGATATTGCCAGCAGTACCTATGGCTGGATGCTTGGCGGCCTTGACCGGGCACCTGATAAAGATGGAGTGGCTGAAAAGAAGCAACAAGCGGAAGGATACCTGCCCGTCAAACCGATCTTTGTTAAATCCTATGACGGAGCCTTTTTAGACGATTATTATATTGTTCCCTATCTCCAGGGAGAAAGGTTTGTCGGAGCCAGTGTTGTATGTCCTGTTGTCAATGAACGTGTTGAAATGATTAATGGAGTTACCTTTTCGCCGCGTGAAAAGCTATTGGAGATTGATGCTGATGAGGCAATGAAAATTCTTAAACAAGAAAAAGGAATTGAAAAACCTCCGTCGCCCAGGCTTATTTTTCATAGTGTACTGAATGAATCCAGTCCATTCCCATCAGATTATAGTCTATTGCCGTCCTATAACGAACCAAGTATGCTGACACCTTATTCTATCCTCCAACCCTCCTGGGAATTTGTTTTAACCGATAAGACCAGATTATATGTTAATCAAGCGGGCCAGGTATTTAATGACACCAACGTAGTTCCCTGGTATGAGACCTATGTTCCTCCTGAATATAATCCACAGGCGGTGCGAATTGAACCTGACAAATTGATACGGGATGATGGCTGGACTTTAACTGTCAGCGAAGTGTGGCCCTTAAGCACTTCTAACGGAGGGTGGGGGTATAATCCCTATGATGAAACTAAACCTGACAAATACTACGCGGTTTCCCTTACCTTAGAGAATATTCAGGGAAACGATCAAGTGTTTATTCCTAAAGGCAGAGTCGTAGGGACAGTTGGCAGCAGCGGCAAGGTATATAGTGCCCAACAGCTTTCGTTTGATAGTTGGTATATTCAAAACCTGCGCGGCCTGCAGCTGATGGCCAAAAAGGATGGCAGAACTATTGAACCCGGTATCTTTAAAGCCAGCCTTGCGCCTATGCAGGTTGATCCAAGCGAACAGAAATTGACGAAGATTATTTATCAAGATGAGCACGGAAACAAATTTGAGATACCTATTCAGATTCCTGAATCTAAGCCGAAATAAACCTGATGCGGAGAAAGTAAACCAATGACATGCAGAAGTTATAGAGTAATGGTGGAGATGAGTGTATCTGAGGAAAAAGGCAGATATGGACCCTTTGTAATAAGTGACGCCCCGATGCAGGGGCGTCAAATTGTCCGATCTCTTGTTTGGGAACTAGTTCCTCCCGTCGGGAATAGAAGAGGGTACAAGACAGTGAGAAGGATTTTGTTTATATTTCAGGAAGCCGCCTACTCCCAGAAGCTCAGCATATTGAGCGAATTTCAAAAATGCCAGGTTAGTCCAAATATAGCCAAAATTATTAAATGATCCACTGGCCAGGAACTGCACATTCATAAACATTGCCAGAAGAGCAAACCAGACTATCCGGAACCCCAGCAGCATTGATAGGCCCACTAATAGTTCAATAATGACGACTAAGGTATCTGTCAATCCTGGAGTGCCCAGAAAAATAGTTTGTGCAACCCAAGAAAATCCTTTGTTAATGTAAAGAGGATCAAAATTAGATACATTTGGACCTGCTATATTAGTAATGAGACTTTCAATTCTCCCGGCTGAATTAAGTTTGCCATCAGAAAACCAACCTAACTTGTGGGAAGCAGATTCTACCCACGACCATCCATAAATTACTCTGGCTGCAGTGAAGATGATCACTAAAAAGGCCACTTTCCGATCCCTAAAGAGTGTTTTTACAGCTTCAAAATAGGATGTCATAAAATCCCCTCCTCTAATATTTGTATGGTTGACACTGTAAATTATTAAGTCTACCGGATTCGGCATAAAATGGTTTGTTATACGAGAGAAACTAAAATAAATAGATGCTAAGATAATAATGTTAATGTTGTAATAATTATAAACTAGAATATAGTATAAGTAAAGAAAATTTTAACAAAATTTTCAGATAATTAGGCTTGGGATTAGTGTATCCTGTTTTAATCGGATTTAGATACGGTTAGATAATTGGCTGCAAGAGCGCCGCTCAGATAGATAAACTGACTGGCGCTCTTAATAATAAGGTTAGTACTTTTGGGTCTGGATTTTTTCAGTGTCCTGTTATATAGGTATGTGATTAATGCCGGAAACAAATAATAATGTCAACAAAAACGTTGAAATAGGGTGTGAAAAATGAGCAGGATACAACCAAGCTACGGAATTGAGAAACTGGGAAGATTAAGAAAGGTCTTACTTCATGACCCTGTTGAATCGCTGGCAACCATTAATCAATCAAACTACAAGTATCACTTATTTAATTATGTTCCGAAGGTAGATCAATACTTAATTGAGCATAAAAAATATGCTCAGTTGTTGCAAGCACACGGAGTAGAGGTGCTCTTTGTCAGAGACTTTGTACACCACACAAAGGACTTACTTGCCAAACTCCCGAATTTGCCATATCTGCACGACACAGCCGTCGTCACGAGTAAAGGGGCTATTTTATCTGAAATGTGTCCGGGTACCAGGGCGGGGGAGGAGCAGGTTGTTAAGGAGGTTCTCCAAGCTATCGGCATACCTATCTTTCATGAATTTGAAACCCATGAGCAGTTTGAAGGCTGCTTAGTTTTGTCCCCTGATACCTTAATTATCGTGGATACTGAACGGCATAAGCCCAGTACAATTGAGAAATTCTTTACCAAAGCCCTGGATATTTTCGAAGAAGTGATTTATGTTGAGGTACCGCAGGCACGAAGGTTTATGCATGCGGATATGATTTTCAACAGAATTAGTGAAGACTTGGCCCTGTATTTTCCCCCAGCATTTCTTAGAACCTATTTAATTACCAGACAGAAGCGGCTTGAAATTGACCTAAGGACATTTTTAGGAAAGCGAAATATGGAACTTGTGGAAATAGATAATGAAGAGCAACAAAATTGGGGCTGCAGCTTTGTTGTCTTAGAACCTAAGGTCCTTATTCACTATGATCTGGCACTTAACCGTCAGACTAAAGAGACCTTAAAACAACGGGGGGTACAGATTATTGAATTTCACCCCGATGCCTTATTAGCCGGAGGAGGAAGTCTTCGTTGTCTGACCTTAAGACTTTGGCGTACCTGAATTTTTGCCTGTACAGTTGCCTATTTT encodes the following:
- a CDS encoding M56 family metallopeptidase, producing the protein MPSGHIDYLRLFDWVWQTSAKASLLIVLLLLVKFVLKHKISGRVHYLLWSIVLVSLLLPWAPQSSFSLYNLSNLEMPRTSSLPKNTEVFSHPGAKNDGLFSEETDYRSDQTAGFQNADTTNTLANKNKSPDIIAAPMFIHKLFCFVWLIGIMVFIAATGLVNRRFKHSIQDRAVLDEKLLGAFAEVKTKLHIKAKVSLVQTGAITSPLLYGLFCPKVLIPTGFSEEFNQEQIKYVFVHELLHLKRKDIAVNWLAQGLLIIHWFNPILWYAFYKLREDQEIACDAITLEHIGGASVKEYAYTLIKLAEKNMKLPGIVSLANLSGTSSQIRRRIRMIKDYGKIPLRWAVLAVGVVVALSIATMTNAKATTADVSEVDQSYSPVVSANSLEPIQLNQDLVEYARTNYQGGYDYSTEKDIASSTYGWMLGGLDRAPDKDGVAEKKQQAEGYLPVKPIFVKSYDGAFLDDYYIVPYLQGERFVGASVVCPVVNERVEMINGVTFSPREKLLEIDADEAMKILKQEKGIEKPPSPRLIFHSVLNESSPFPSDYSLLPSYNEPSMLTPYSILQPSWEFVLTDKTRLYVNQAGQVFNDTNVVPWYETYVPPEYNPQAVRIEPDKLIRDDGWTLTVSEVWPLSTSNGGWGYNPYDETKPDKYYAVSLTLENIQGNDQVFIPKGRVVGTVGSSGKVYSAQQLSFDSWYIQNLRGLQLMAKKDGRTIEPGIFKASLAPMQVDPSEQKLTKIIYQDEHGNKFEIPIQIPESKPK
- a CDS encoding FAD-binding and (Fe-S)-binding domain-containing protein, with product MTHWRSGTQPLFYPLNPKDPRNLAQKTKDLPSLPKVYQDFYREVTRFLPLQRVFIDPFFTLGYGIDASFYRLIPKVVVKVVNNEEMSAILKIAQTLHTPVTFRCAGTSLSGQALTDSVLLVVQGAWRHYEVHEDGKAISLEPGILGVEANRYLRSYRRKIGPDPASIDHCMIGGIAANNASGMCCGTADNSYKTVQDMQIIFDDGTLLDTANPASCRDFLQSKPDLIRQVELIRDELKADPELTALIKKKYKIKNTTGYSINAFVDFEDPLEIIKHVLIGSEGTLGFISRITYKTVIEHDHKASALIIYPDMDHACRAVMKLNRDLVSAAEMMDRVSLKTMEDEPGMPAYLKTLSETATALLVEVRAENRELLEQRIQDVKLQLESVPTVLPIDFTSVKSEYETYWKIRKGIFPAVGGIREQGTAVIIEDVAFPLERLAEATIDLRSILNKFGYHDAIIYGHALDGNWHFIFTQKFETEEEINQYSGLMKEVNELVVKKYNGSLKAEHGTGRNMAPFVELEWGSKAYQLMRRIKSAFDPHGLLNPGVIINDNKNVYLEDLKMMPQSHETIDRCTNCGFCQDICPSKNLTTTPRMRIILQREISYLKRTGKDLQRLMRLLKDYDYAGNATCATDGLCAKACPLSINTGDNSKYLRSRAITPTTNFLAQRLAKNMNGVTTFMRFGLGAVNAAHSVLGTRVMDKLASKAHRVTKNQIPLWNPWMPGRGSAPRARSGSAAGPLASEKAPSPGTEPLKVVYFPSCISRSMGPARQDKDQRPLHEVMLSILAKAGYEVIVPPNMSNLCCGMPWESKGFFQIADEKSDELEKVLLKASDYGKYPILCDTSPCLYRMRRAFKSGVKLYEPVEFTHDFLMERLKFRQVPETVAVHVTCSSVKMQISDKFKALAESCAEKVIMPDDVHCCGFAGDRGFSFPELNHSALAGLKPSLPKECTSGYSNSRTCEIGLSLHSGISYQSLMYLVDRASSALPL
- a CDS encoding BlaI/MecI/CopY family transcriptional regulator, giving the protein MSEIPKISEAEWEVMKIVWLKSSPCTANEIVDALTGVADWKPNTIKTLINRLVKKKALGYKEEGRQYRYYPLVDQAECIKSETNSFVKRMFGGTLQPMLVAFLKEEKLSQDEIEELKRIIEERKG
- a CDS encoding dimethylarginine dimethylaminohydrolase family protein is translated as MSRIQPSYGIEKLGRLRKVLLHDPVESLATINQSNYKYHLFNYVPKVDQYLIEHKKYAQLLQAHGVEVLFVRDFVHHTKDLLAKLPNLPYLHDTAVVTSKGAILSEMCPGTRAGEEQVVKEVLQAIGIPIFHEFETHEQFEGCLVLSPDTLIIVDTERHKPSTIEKFFTKALDIFEEVIYVEVPQARRFMHADMIFNRISEDLALYFPPAFLRTYLITRQKRLEIDLRTFLGKRNMELVEIDNEEQQNWGCSFVVLEPKVLIHYDLALNRQTKETLKQRGVQIIEFHPDALLAGGGSLRCLTLRLWRT